The genomic region tgtttgtctatgtgaTTTCTCAAAAAGTCATGGGTAGAGTGAAATTTCAGACAGATGAAGACTTTGACCGCAGAAAGAGATTAGTGCAGCCAATGTGATTGTAAAAAATTATAGATTTTTCAAGCATTAGTACCGACAGCACTGGAAGAGTGGTATACTCATGTCTTATTTTATTGTAGTCATATTATCTGATAGCATAACAAAGGGTTTTAAATTTTATTAGGTTTTTATTTGGTTTCTTTTCTGAAAACAACTAGCAGTGGACATGAAGGGAGGAAGACTGTGATGCAGAAGAATTCCAGTTGAAGAAACAACTCCCACGACAACTGAAGGCTCATAATTCACACTGAGTAACAACTAACAGTTTCCCAAGGTAGCTGAGGCAGTTGCAACAGCAGAAACTGTAAGAATTTagcacaaaagtaaaaaaaaaaataagtaaggACAATAGCACCATAACTATCAGCAGCATTGATAACTTTCAGCTTAATGAATCTGTTAAATGTAATTACTCTGTTGGCTCAATATTAAACACTATGTTGATAACTTGTAGAAAGTACAGTTGGGTCATGCCATTGCGGTCGTGTCCTGAGGCACACACTGGGTGTCCTGGTCTAACCTGTCAAAGTAGGCAGAGAAGGGGAAATAGAATGTTAGCGAGAAAAATGGAGATGATAGTAaagaaaataaaatctaaaaGTGGCTCACTTTTTACGGTGACTCTGGCCAGAGCCTCACTGGAGCCGATGTGGTTGGTGGCCACACATTTGTAGGTGCCACTGTCACTCACTTTAACATATGCAATCACAAGCTTTCCATCCTTGGTGGTCTGGGCCCCTGGAGGAAGACCTGCTCTTCCTACCTTGGCCCACTGGAAACGAATGGGATGTGATCCATGGGCCAGGCACTGCAGGTGCAGGCCCTCTCCAGGGCGGAGCCTCACCTGCTCGGGCAGGCAGGTGGCATATGGAGGCGCTGCATTAAGGAGACAAATCCCATTACGTCAACATGACCTAGATACAGAATTTGATGCCTCTTCATTATCCGCTTTGTGCACTCACTCTCCACTTCCATTTGTGTGTACGCCTCACTGTAGCCGTGTATGTTGGTTGCATTACAGATGTACTGTCCTGAGTCCTGGCGGCCAACGTTAGTAAGGGTCAGAACTCCACCAACAACTGTGTGCCTCCACGGTAACGGTGCTCGTAACTTCGACCAGGTAATGGCTGGAGGGGGTGAACCTGGAAAGAAAGAACCAATGAATGAGATGACATCAGAGAAGAAgagacaaacataacaattaaaaaaaaataacttacCAGTAGCTTGACACTCCATTGTGACAGTGTGTCCTTCCACTACCGTCATTTCAGTTGTGCTCACTGAAGCCTCTGGTGCACCAGGTCCACCCATAACCATGATCTCAACTTTGACCTCTGCCACCCCTTCATTGTTTTGAGCCTGGCAAATGTACACTCCTGAGTCCTCAGGACGTACTGTAGGCCACTGATACGAGAGGAGGAGATGCTGATGATTATTCTTACTTGAATCTGTGCATGCGCTTTAAATCTAACAGTCAGAGTGTGCACGGATATTTAGTCAGGTCAGGCACCACGCAGATACACTTCTGACTGGTGCCATCTGTCACTACATCCACCACAATAAGGAACCATATTGGGTTCTGGATGCCAGCCACCCAGGCACACAATCTGTCTATTCCCACTTTCTGAAAGTAGCCTGGTATCTGCCGCCACATGGCCAACATCTCATAGCTCATGTTTCTTCACAAAGTAAGTGATAAACCTCAAGTGATTCCGCTTTGTTGGACATAAAGACATTCCAacaggaaccaaggatcctccaaaaagaagtagtaccaaagacatccagttgtcatgttaaggcccggtcccactagtgcagcagataacagaatatttgcagaggagtccttcaaatccggttacaagcaccaaagtttgactgtgtatacattttggtacatattttagaaaaataacattagccatttgaattttcaattggggggcaagtaggggtcaattgaagaactgcataggggtcaaaaaaaatgttccgatcatattgaaagctataccacattatgtgtctgatcacaaagattccacaaaggtatagcttggactatctgtgactgaatgttctgtagttatggggtaaaaacagcaagcatagtgacaaaggtcactttcagtttgtacaggggtcaaaagttaaagtttctccaattgtggtaaaacatgatgtaaattattgattgagttagtagaattttaaaatggaatagtttgctccatgtgtcatgtttagttatcatgttatgggtaacatgtcacatgtcatagaatccagtggatgtcgacattgtttgacctttactttggagaccaaacattcaacacactcAGAACTATTCCATGTgtcaatcctattagttcaaccaataatttgcaccacgttttaccaaaactggagcaactttaatttttgacccctgtacaaactgaaactgacctttgtcaccattcttgctgtttttaccccataactccagaacattcagtcacagatagtccaaactatacctttttggaatcactgtcatcagatacataatgtggtatcaccttcaatatgattggaatatttttttaattttgaccctatacaattcttcaattgacccctacttggctccCTATTGAAAactcaaatggctaaagttatttttctacaatatgtaccaaaaggtatacacagtcaaattttggtgcttgtaaccagatttgaacgattcttacagttacCTGCTGTActacactggcgtttaggaagatttgcgtatgacgtgcacaaaattggtttatattcgctaaacatccgcaatatccgtgaaacatgtttgtatgagtcggccaacatccgcacacatccgcaattatccacagaggcacgtttttacgttgccaggatttttgagttgcacaaaattttggttgcggatgacatccaccttacatacgcaatacatactcaatctatgcgctgtatatctgccgttatccgctgatatccgcaactgatgggatattgcggcttggcagcggactgggacagtgtgtaatacGGATATATagtgtgcctatcatgtccacatcacaaactaaaatcagttgtagtgactgcatacagattggccacaaataaagcgtttgtattacgtctgctttgcatctgatttgcggacaatttgcgaatgcataacaaacacttcacgtaaacccaaagtactatagaaATGTGGCAGACCACATttctatagtactttgggtttactttACTCAAtatacttgccagtcattgccagtccagctgtggagacgtacagatgtagttatggatccccaaagacgcagtgtgatagttgctgccatccaacaacataccaatcaactagtccaagtccagcaattgctccagaggctgtggtgttggtgaatagtgatgccgaaaggcccgagtgcgcttcttttatgaccgcattgCAGATGCCGCGCATGTGCAATACAACTGCTGTTTctgcaacacgtgcgcaatgcattctcaatacatctgtaatacttccatgataatcgcaatgtgtcccATCCGTTTCCTTAGTACATGTGtcatacatccgtgattgttcgtcatatatttgctatacattattaatatatccataattcatactgagtaatttgtcatttttggccaattttgttgcggacgacaatgaacgcccgaaatttgtatactcagttcatgcgcaattaattctCTTCCCACTGGGACCGGGCCTTTAGGTTGCTGGTGGTAAGCATACAGCAAGATAGACCGCCCCAGGACCCAAAAGATTTGAATCTTCATTCTCCTACAAATGGGCATCGCCAACATCTGTCTAGTGACCTCGTGACTCCATAAAATCTTCCCAGACATCTCTCACccccaaaggccaaggacccagagacatgaaagtCAGTACTGAGATAAGAGAAGGTCTCTACAAATCATTTGAACACTTTCACTGTATGCAGATACACTTTTGAtgaccaagtccaggaagtcattgaaagcctaaaTTTTATTCTTGATCAAGGCCCGTCATCTACCCAGACTCCTCACTCAGCATTCTTAGTGTCTTAATCAAGGCATCCTTTAGAGATCACAGCATCCACCTTGAAGTCAAaattttcctcaccaacaaaggtaCCGAAGCCACTGGTTTCCACGACCCCATCCAGTACCCAGTCCacacaagcactgaacagtgtaggagccagaacacagagTGACTCACTGAAGAAATGTGAGATATTCTGCCCCAGCTTTGCTCAACATTACAATTCCTGTGTGCAGGCCAACTGTGATGTCTAACAACTTAATGGGAACCCCACAGTTTTCAAGATGTCCCAGATAGTAGCCCGGGCAACTGAATCAAAACACTCAAAAATCAACACAGGCTTCAAAAAGCACTGCTGacatttgtatttttgttcaaTGTGTATTCTCAGAATACACACTGCATcctgtttttaattttcatttatttttcacaGAAATGTTTGAGGGTTAAGTCTCAGTCTTTGGGTTAGAGTGGAGGTTAGGAATGCAGTCGTAATGGTAAAGGTAGGAAGTAAGGAATGTATGACATTAGTGAGGCTCCTGACGTAGTTAAACAAGAACACATGTATGTCAGCCAGTCACCTGGATGGTGTTTGCATCACGTGTTGACAAAGTAACGAGCTGGAGGCTTGATCCTTGGCGTTTCCACATTAGTGTGGGGTGTGGCCTTCCTGTGGCACGACAATCCACTGACAAAGCATCCCCCATCCTGACTGTCAGGGGCCCTTCTGGTGTAACCCGCACTTTAGGAGGATCTGTGGGACAGAATGCACAGACATAATACAGTTAATGCATCTGGCAGCAGCTTAACTGTAAGATCATGTAAATGAGATTTAGCACCTTGCTCAAAGATGTACAGACTGTGGCAGTCAGGGTTCCATTCTACTCAAAGACCTTTTGCACTAATACTTGATCAACAGTTGCTATACAATAGACACATACGGCTCAAACGACACATAGAAGAAAAAGAACACTGACATGAAATCAAATGACTACAAAATCAAGTTTTTTGAAATGTTGGGTTCAGCTCAGAGGTTATGGCTGCCCCAGAGATGTACTGTGAGGTCTTAATCACATGCTGGAGAGCCTTCCTGTCTCTGACTGTGCAACTGTACCAGAGTGTGATGGCACTGGTGAGGACCCTCTCTACACCTGTAGAAGTCTTCTCAGAAAGAACAGTCTCTGTTGGGACTTCTTGATTATCTGTTGGGTGTTGTAAGACCAGGTGAAATCATCACTAATGTGAGTGCAGAGGAATTTTAAGGTTTTCACCCTCTCCACCTCTGTCTCATCAATGTATAGTGGGGTGTGCAGCTCCCCACTCCTCCTTGGACCAAtaaccatctctttggtcttgtctgcaTTGAGGTAAAGATTATTATCATGACACCAGGCTACTGCATCTGCCACCTCTCTTCTGTATGCTGTCTCGTCCCCACCAGTGATCACACCTATGACTGTAGTGTCATCCACAAATTTAATGATGCTGGTGTTGTTCTGGCAGGGTACACAGTCATATATGAAGAGTGTGTAGAGCAAGGGGCTCAGAACACAGCCTTGTGGTGTCCCCATTCTCACAGTTCTTATGCTGGATGTGTAGTTATGAACTTTAACTGACTGGGGTCTACCTGTTAGAAAATTTAGCACCCAGTTACAGAGGGAGGGTGTCAGTCCGACTCAGAATGGGAGGAGTTTATCTGTGAGTTTGTGGAGGAtaactgtgttgaatgctgagctgtagTCAATGAACAGCACTCTGATATATGTGTCCATGCCCTCTAAGTGAGTGAGGTCTGTGTGGATAGTGGTGTTAACTGCATCATCAGTAGGGTTGGGTACCGAAACGTGGTGCCAATAGAGCACCGGTTCTGACATAAATGGTAGTAACAAGACCGAAAAAGAATGAAAATTTCGGTGCCTCATTTCGGTGCCTGacgtttttttttcatgagccGAAAGGGGGCGACTGACCATGGTGTTCCGGCGTCAACCTGCGTGACGTCAGCT from Thalassophryne amazonica chromosome 15, fThaAma1.1, whole genome shotgun sequence harbors:
- the LOC117526139 gene encoding basement membrane-specific heparan sulfate proteoglycan core protein-like; this translates as MELPSVVLILSCLLCSVHGQVPVVSVEPRVAGVRQGESVSFRCTVTSGASPVQLEWKRANNKALPDNAKIGPDGSMLTFANTKPGNHGQYQCVGANSAGRGTATAVLNVRYPPKVRVTPEGPLTVRMGDALSVDCRATGRPHPTLMWKRQGSSLQLVTLSTRDANTIQWPTVRPEDSGVYICQAQNNEGVAEVKVEIMVMGGPGAPEASVSTTEMTVVEGHTVTMECQATGSPPPAITWSKLRAPLPWRHTVVGGVLTLTNVGRQDSGQYICNATNIHGYSEAYTQMEVETPPYATCLPEQVRLRPGEGLHLQCLAHGSHPIRFQWAKVGRAGLPPGAQTTKDGKLVIAYVKVSDSGTYKCVATNHIGSSEALARVTVKS